The genomic segment GTCAAACCTTGAGGCATAGGTTGCCATCATCTCAATAGCGCAGCAGGCAAGTCCAAACGTAAGAGGCCATAGGCTTGACTTTCTTGACCAAGCAAAGATCTTCTTTGTGCTCGTAAGAATAAGACTTCCCCCTGGGAATCTCTCTATATAGTTCAAAAAGCTATTTAAAACTCTTGAGTAATAAACTTCTTCAGGTTTAAATTTTATAATTTCTTCCATAATTTTAAACTCCCTTTAATCCCATTTAAGGGCTTTCTTTTTAAGTGCCCATATCCAGCCTAAGGTCAAAATTAGGACAAAGATAAAAATCTCAATAAAGCCTAAAAAACCTAACTCCTTAACCCTTATTGCCCACGGTAATATAAATAAAACCTCAATTTCAAATATTAAAAAAGTTAAAACTACTAAATAATATCTAACAGGGTATCTTGACCAAGCCTCTCCGATTGGGATTTCACCAGATTCGTAAGGAATGTACTTTTCAGGTTCTCTCTTCTTTGGAGCAATTAACTTCGGTAAAATTAACATTAAAGAGACTAAAAGTAAAGAAATCAAAAAAACTGTTAAAATTCCTATATAGGTTTTCATTAAATACAAGTAAAAATTGGGATAGAACCTCTTAAGGTCTTTCTAATTTTATAAAAAAAAATTTGAAACTTTCAAATATGAGTTTTAAAGAATTTTCTTTCCCTTTCCTACAATCAGATTAAAGGCATCTTGAAAATATCTTGTTTTATCCCTTATCTCTTTTGGAACTTTTTCACAGTAATATTTCCATGATTCCATTATTTCTTTTTTAAACTCTTCCTTCAAATTGTCCTCTTTTAGAGCTTTTTCCCATCTTTCCCTATAATAATTTATAATGTCTTTAGCGAGGATCTTAGCTAGTCTTATAGCTCTCTCGTGAAGTTTGCGCTCATCAGGGGGAATATCCGGTGGAATTTCTAGCTTTATCTCTTCCTCTTTTTTTTCACGCACCTCTTCCCTACTTGTTAAAGTTCTCTGTTTAATTAGTTTTTCAGGAACTTTGATAACAAAAACCGTTTTACATTTAGGACATCTTATCTTTGATCCTGGCTTTACAATCTCAGTGTCTACCTTATATTTAGTTTCACATCCTGGACACTTTACGATTAAAATAGACATCTTTTGATTATATTAAAAAAGCCCTAAAAAAACAAAATTGTGATTTCTATCAATTGACTAAAGGTTGTTTTTCTATTATAATTATTTCCTAAGGTTCAATTCCATATTTTTAGTAAAATATTAAACTATGAGAAAAGCGGTAGAAATCTTTTTAAATAGTGCTAGCACTTTTACTTACCTGTAAAAGAGAAAAAAAGAAACCAATGGAACCACCGTTTACACCAACAAAACCTACCACAACTCCAAGTGTTCCAGAACCTGGATTCACAAGCAGCCCAACTATACTCAACCCTAACCAAGCTCCTGACACTACTGTAGATGAGTATGTCTCATTGGCTTCGGAGATATCAAATTCCGTAGTTACAATATTTTCCACAATTAGTGATTCCCTTAAGTTTAACTTTTCTTTTGAATCAAGCTCAAAAAGTTCAAATCAGATAAAAACTTTTGGAACTGAGGGAAGGTACGTTTTTACTTGGGACACTCTGGGTTTAAAGTATACACTTATACTTATTCTTGATCAAAATTCAATAATAGAGTCCCTATTTGTGCATGGTACCTATCGAGACACAGTAGGAAATAGAGTATATGAAATTAATCTCAATAACTATCTCTTTCTTGATCTTGCATTTAAATATATAACTACAGACGGAGATACTTTTGGAGATGGTGTAATAAATTTCTACAGCAATAAAGATACATTAGATAA from the Candidatus Hydrothermales bacterium genome contains:
- a CDS encoding zinc-ribbon domain-containing protein, encoding MSILIVKCPGCETKYKVDTEIVKPGSKIRCPKCKTVFVIKVPEKLIKQRTLTSREEVREKKEEEIKLEIPPDIPPDERKLHERAIRLAKILAKDIINYYRERWEKALKEDNLKEEFKKEIMESWKYYCEKVPKEIRDKTRYFQDAFNLIVGKGKKIL
- a CDS encoding NADH-quinone oxidoreductase subunit A translates to MKTYIGILTVFLISLLLVSLMLILPKLIAPKKREPEKYIPYESGEIPIGEAWSRYPVRYYLVVLTFLIFEIEVLFILPWAIRVKELGFLGFIEIFIFVLILTLGWIWALKKKALKWD